A section of the Lampris incognitus isolate fLamInc1 chromosome 8, fLamInc1.hap2, whole genome shotgun sequence genome encodes:
- the zfpl1 gene encoding zinc finger protein-like 1 — protein MGLCKCPKRKVTNLFCFEHRVNVCEHCLVSNHNKCIVQSYLQWLQDSDYNPNCTLCNNLLTAEDTVRLICYDVFHWSCLNNLAARLPLHTAPAGYQCPTCQGPVFPPSNLESPIADMLKEQLSSVNWARAGLGLPLIEDPSGVLEESTPNDVTDYADWSTFDAQEKSEVYPSHSYTSNVGQNSTSVQLTAQEDHDIPHNNVEPIVQEHAVINFTTATTCDTITIHAASSPRKVYDTRDTGHSSVTQIDFDDDKYRRRPALSWFAQILKNRTGAKRTSLTWKQRVFVFLLIGVLGFFTLIIIMAKLGRASAGLDPNLDPLLNPNIRVGKN, from the exons ATGGGTCTGTGCAAGTGTCCCAAGCGGAAAGTGACCAATTTGTTCTGTTTTGAACATCGCGTAAATGTTTGTGAACATTGCCTGGTCTCCAACCATAACAAG TGCATTGTGCAGTCATATCTGCAATGGCTTCAGGACAGTGATTACAACCCAAACTGCACTTTGTGTAACAATCTCCTAACTGCTGAGGACACTGTCAGATTGATCTGCTATG ATGTGTTCCACTGGTCCTGTCTTAATAATCTGGCAGCACGTCTGCCCCTCCATACGGCTCCAGCGGGATACCAGTGTCCCACTTGTCAAGGTCCAGTGTTTCCACCTTCTAACCTGGAAAGCCCAATAGCTGACATGCTGAAAGAGCAGCTGTCATCAGTCAACTGGGCTCGAGCTGGTTTAGGGCTGCCACTG ATTGAAGATCCTAGTGGCGTTCTTGAAGAGAGCACACCAAATGATGTCACTGATTATGCGGACTGGTCTACATTTGACG caCAAGAGAAAAGTGAGGTTTACCCTAGCCACTCTTACACTTCCAATGTCGGCCAGAATTCAACATCTGTTCAGCTTACAGCACAAGAAGATCATGACATTCCCCATAACAATGTGGAGCCAATTGTGCAAGAACATGCTGTGATCAACTTTACAACTGCCACTACCTGTGACACCATCACAATACACGCAG CATCATCACCAAGAAAGGTCTATGACACACGGGACACTGGTCATAGCTCTGTCACACAGATTGATTTTGATGATGATAAGTACCGGCGACGGCCAGCACTTAGCTGGTTTGCTCAAATTCTCAA aaacCGGACAGGTGCAAAGAGGACTTCATTGACCTGGAAACAGCGGGTCTTCGTGTTTCTTCTGATTGGGGTTCTAGGATTCTTTACGCTGATAATCATTATGGCCAAACTTGGACGTGCGTCAGCAGGCTTAGACCCAAATTTAGATCCTCTCCTTAACCCCAACATCCGTGTGGGGAAAAACTAA